DNA from Mycobacterium bourgelatii:
ACCTGGCGCGGCGCGAGGAACGCACCTGGTGGGGCTGGCACGGAGCGGGTTGGTTCCTGTTGGGCTTGGCGATGCTGACCGCGTCCATGGGCTTCCCGTCGATCGCCGGACCCTTCCCGGCCCTTTGAGTCAGGCCCGCGATTGAGTCGGCCCGCGTCGCATTGCGCGCCCAATTTCGGATATTGCGCTTTGATCGGACAACTCGCGTTCTTCACAGCCATACTTCAAAGTCCTACGCTTATTGCATGAGGCAAATTCTCGTACGCTTAGCTGTGCTTCTAATTGTGTGGGCGATCGGACTAATGCTGGCGGCGTGGATTGTTCCCAGAGTTTCGTTGTCGGCGTCGGGGTTCATCGTCGCGCTGGTGTTGTTCTCGGTCACGCAGGCGCTGCTGTCGTTCTTGATCTTGAAGTTGCCGCATGAATACGCATCCCTACTGCTGGGCGGGAGCGGCCTGGCATTGACCCTCCTCGCCCTGGTTCTCGCGGCTGAATTGACCGACGGGGTCAGCATCGGCGGCTTCCCCTCGTGGGTGGCCACCACCGTGATGGTCTGGCTTGTCACGACGATTGGTGCGATTTCCCTGCCCGACCTGTTCGATCGCCAGGACGCCGCCTCGGTGTGACACAAAGTGTGCGCGTGTGCGTTATTCGGCACCGCCCGCCGGCACGTGCACATTCGGGATTTCGCTGGTACCCCCGAAGTAGGTAGCATTTCAATTGTCTCGTCCCGTAGGAGAGGAGACGTGATGGGCGATACGCATCACGATCCGACGGATTACTTGCGCACCACGCTGCCGCACGCCGGCCTCGTCATGAAGGACAATTTCTTCTGGCCGGGCTTGATTTTGTTTGCTGTATCGGCGTTCGGCATGATCAGCACTGCGGTAGCCGCAGGCTACCGGCACTACGAGTGGCTCGCTACGACGATAGTGATCGCCGTGCTGGGATTGATCGCCGGTGCGCTGTGGTTCGCCGTAGAGAACCGTCGCGTCGGCCGCATCGAGGAGCGGTTTTATGCCGCCCACCCCGATAGTCGGCCACGCCAACGCGCTACGTCGAGCTAATTGGCGAGCTACTTGGCCTGCCCCGTATCACGTCGGTGCATGCCTGCACACCTCGCCGAAACTCAGCGGGCAAACCTGGTTTCGCCCACCCCGGTGATGGGGTATTAAGAGGTCACCATGATGAGCACCGGCATGTCTGCGTTAGCCTGTTGTCCCCGCGATCTTTGTGTCGGTCGTGTCTACCTGGCCGTTAGCTGGTTGAATACCCGGTGGCAATCATGAACAACCGGCTGGATCAAGAGGTCGAAGCCGGGATTGAAGGCGGGAGTGTTGTCGCCCAAATACTGCCGGGAGGCCAGATGACCGATGCGGATCCGCGTAACAATGGGCGCCAACGGGGGCTACGCGCCGTTGAGTTCAATGTTGCTGCACGCCTGGAGAACCTGGCGATGCTGCGTACGCTGGTCGGTGCCATCGGCACTTTCGAAGACCTGGATTTCGACGCCGTCGCGGACCTGAGGCTGGCGGTGGACGAAGTGTGTACGCGGCTGATCCGTTCGGCCACGCCCGGCGCCACCCTCAACCTCGTCGTCGACCCGCGTGATGACGAGCTCGTGGTGGAGGCTTCCGCAGCGTGCGACACCCACGACGTGGTGGCACCGGGGAGCTTCAGTTGGCACGTCCTAACCTCGCTGGCCGATGACGTCCAGACTTTCCACGACGGTCGGCAGCCCGATGCAACCGGGAGCGTCTTCGGTATCTCGTTGACGGCCCGGCGGGCGGCCCCCAGCAGGTGACGACCAGGTGACAGCGCGTGCTGCCGGCGGTTCTGAATCCCGACCTAACGAATACGCCGATGTGCCAGACATGTTTCGTGAGCTGGCCACTTTTGGTTCCGATAGCGCGGAGTTCCAGCGGCACCGGGACAAAATCGTGGAACGATGCCTGCCATTGGCCGATCACATCGCGCGGCGGTTCGAAGGCCGTGGCGAGCCGCGAGACGACCTCGTCCAGGTCGCGCGTGTAGGACTGGTCAACGCCGTAGTCCGGTTCGACGTCGAGACGGGGTCGGATTTCGTTTCCTTCGCCGTGCCCACCATCATGGGCGAGGTCCGGCGGCACTTCCGGGACAACAGCTGGTCGGTCAAAGTGCCCCGGCGTCTCAAGGAGTTGCACCTGCGACTCGGCACCGCCACCGCGGATCTGTCGCAGCGGCTGGGCCGTGCGCCGACCGCCACCGAACTCGCCGCCGAACTCGGGATGGACCGGGAAGAAGTGGTGGAAGGCCTGGTGGCCGGCAGTTCGTACAACACCTTGTCCATCGACAGCGGCGGCGGCAACGAAGACGACGACGCCCGCGCCATCGCGGACACCCTGGGCGACGTCGACACCGGCTTGGATCAGATCGAGAACCGGGAGGCCCTTCGGCCCCTGCTCGAGGCGTTACCCGAGCGGGAACGAATGGTTTTAGTCCTGCGGTTTTTCGAGTCGATGACGCAGACCCAGATCGCCGAGCGGGTCGGCATCTCTCAGATGCACGTATCCCGCCTACTGGCTAAGTCGCTAGCGCGACTTCGGGACCAGCTGCAATAGGCCCGGGCTGCACGCCGTCCAACTCCCCGGCCGCGTCGCCATCCAGACGCAGGATCGGTAGCGAACCGTCCGGATCGCAGATTTGCAGCAATCGCGTCACCGCCGCGCTGGGAATCATCGACCAGTCCGCCTGGGCTTCCGAGCACGCGACATTGATCCGGTGCAGAGCCGAAAACCCGGCCGTACCAATGAATTCCAGGCCACGCAGGTCCAGGACGAGGCGATCGCGGTGCTGACTGCAGCGATGCACGAATTCGGCGAGCAGGTCGGCGTTCGCCGCGTCGAGTTCGCCGTCGGCGATGATGACACCGGTCGACGGACCCCACCGAGCCGTGAACTCTGCGGTGCCGCTCTTTTGCCAAGCTTGGGAAACGGACATGTTGACTCCTCAGTCGTCTAGCAAATAAATGCTGCGGACCACGGCAATGCAACGAACGACCGCTTCTAGAGAATGGGGAAATTCATGGCCCCTGTGCGGCCTGAGCAGATGTAAGACGTGAGTCCGGGCGGCTGTGAACTCAACCTTCTTCTGACCCTACCCGCACAGGGACCAATAAGACACCCTTGACCCGAACAGTGCGCTAAAAGCGCCCAGCGCGGCTAAACAATCGCCACGGCTCGTCGAGCCGTTGCGACGCTATTTGATCTCGGCGATCACGGTGCCCTGGGTGATGGCCGCACCCGGTTCGACCGCCAGGCCGGTGATCACACCGTCCTTGTGCGCGGTGACCGGGTTCTCCATCTTCATCGCCTCTAGGACCACCACCAGATCGCCCGTGGTGACCTCCTGGCCTTCTTCGACGGCCACTTTCACCACGGTGCCCTGCATGGGCGCGGTCACCGCGTCACCGGAGGCGGTGGCGCCGCCATGGGCACCACGCTTGCGCGGCTTGGGCTTGCGCCGGACGGCACCGACGGCGTCGGTGCTGGGTCCGCCCGCCAGCCCGCCAAAGTCGGCCGGCAGCGAGACCTCGACGCGGCGCCCGTCCACCTCGACGACCACCTTCTGCCGTGGCCGGGCGTCTTCCTCGTCGGGAACTTCACCGCCGGTGAACGGCTCGACGGTGTTGTTCCACTCGGTCTCGATCCAGCGGGTGTGCACGCTGAAGCCGTTGTCGTCGCCGATAAACGCCGGGTCGGACACGATGGCGCGGTGGAATGG
Protein-coding regions in this window:
- the usfY gene encoding protein UsfY, coding for MGDTHHDPTDYLRTTLPHAGLVMKDNFFWPGLILFAVSAFGMISTAVAAGYRHYEWLATTIVIAVLGLIAGALWFAVENRRVGRIEERFYAAHPDSRPRQRATSS
- a CDS encoding RNA polymerase sigma factor SigF — translated: MTARAAGGSESRPNEYADVPDMFRELATFGSDSAEFQRHRDKIVERCLPLADHIARRFEGRGEPRDDLVQVARVGLVNAVVRFDVETGSDFVSFAVPTIMGEVRRHFRDNSWSVKVPRRLKELHLRLGTATADLSQRLGRAPTATELAAELGMDREEVVEGLVAGSSYNTLSIDSGGGNEDDDARAIADTLGDVDTGLDQIENREALRPLLEALPERERMVLVLRFFESMTQTQIAERVGISQMHVSRLLAKSLARLRDQLQ
- a CDS encoding anti-sigma factor, whose translation is MTDADPRNNGRQRGLRAVEFNVAARLENLAMLRTLVGAIGTFEDLDFDAVADLRLAVDEVCTRLIRSATPGATLNLVVDPRDDELVVEASAACDTHDVVAPGSFSWHVLTSLADDVQTFHDGRQPDATGSVFGISLTARRAAPSR
- a CDS encoding STAS domain-containing protein, encoding MSVSQAWQKSGTAEFTARWGPSTGVIIADGELDAANADLLAEFVHRCSQHRDRLVLDLRGLEFIGTAGFSALHRINVACSEAQADWSMIPSAAVTRLLQICDPDGSLPILRLDGDAAGELDGVQPGPIAAGPEVALAT